The Fusobacterium varium genome includes the window TTTTGAAAAAAAGTAAAAAAGGTGTTAATACATTTAAGTACCAACACCAAAAATTATACACCCTTTTGTTTAGACGAAAAAAACTCTCTTTAATTTTTTTTAGAACATGAAATCTAAAAAAATAGGATAAAATCATAAAATTTTTGATTTTTTTATATAAAAGTATATAATACTACATTGTAGTAAAATAGATTGAGGGGATAAGTAAGATGATAAAAAATATGACAGAGGGTTCACCAGTTAAAATTCTTTTAAGGTTTTCAATGCCGATGCTTTTTAGTATGATGTTTCAACAATTCTATAATATTGTAGATAGTGTAGTAGCAGGAAAGTTTATAGGAGTAGATGCTTTAGCAGCAATAGGAGCTTCCTATCCAATAACAGTGCTATTTATAGCAGTGGCAAATGGAGCAAGTGTTGGAGCTGCTGTTGTAGTTTCTCAAACATTTGGAGCAAATAAACTTGTGAAGATGAAAACTTCAGTATCAACTTCAGTTATAGCAATTACCATTGTAAGTATAGCTTTAACAATTTTTGGTACACTATTTTGTAGTGATATAATGAGAATGATAAATACACCAGAAAATATATTTGCTGATTCAAGATTATATTTGAAAGTGTATATCTGGGGACTTATTTTTCTTTTTATGTATAATACAGCAACAGCAATTTTTACAGGATTAGGAGATTCTAAGACACCACTTTATTTTCTAATCTTTTCATCATTATTAAATGTGGCTTTAGATATTTGCTTTGTGACAAAGTTTCAAATGGGTGTATCAGGGATAGCTTGGGCAACATTTTTAGCTCAAGGATTATCATCAATTTTAGCAATAGTATTTTTATTTTATAGATTGAAAAAGATAAAAGTAGATAAAAAAGTACCATTATTTAATCTGCAAATGTTAAAATTAATTTGTAAGATAGCAGTGCCAAGTATATTTCAACAATCATTTGTGTCAGTAGGACAACTATGTGTACAAAGTTTAATTAATAGTTTTGGTTCAGCAGTTGTTGCAGGATATGCAGCAGCATTTAAAATTCATACTTTTGTAATTATGACATTGGCAACTTTAGCAAATGCCTCTTCTAGTTTTGTAGCTCAAAATATAGGAGCAAAGAAAATTGATAGGGTAAAAGAGGGGTATAAGGTAACAGTTTGGCTAACAGAGATTATATCCGTTACAGCTTTGGTAGTTGTATATCTATTTGGAGATAAACTCTTAGGAATGTTTATAGATATAGAAAAAGAGGTTGAAATACTAAATATAGGAATAGATTTTGTAAGAACAACAGCACCATTTTATACAGTAGTTTGTATTAAAATAGCAGCTGATGCAGTTTTAAGAGGAGCAGGGGATATGAATGAGTTTATGGCTACTACCTTTGCAGACTTAGTATTAAGAGTTGCTTTTTCATATGTTTTTGCTGCTAAAATTGGTTATATAGGGATATATTGGGCATTTCCAGCAGGATGGATTTTAGGAACTTTACTTTCAATTTACTATTATATAAAAGGAAAATGGAAAACTACAGGACTTTTAAGGAGAGGTTAATAAAAATCAAATAATGTAATTTTAAAGTTACTCGTAATGGGTAACTTTTTTACTTTATAATAGGGGTATATAAAAAATAGAGCATAAAAATATTGACTTTTAATAATAAATAGAGTATTCTTTTTATAGGGGTATACCCTATAAATTTAAAGGAGGAAGATATTATGAAACATGTAATAAAAATAGATGGAATGGGATGTAACAAATGTGTAGCTCACGTTAAAGAAGCATTAGAAGGGCTAGGAGATTTAGAAGTAGTAGAAGTAAAAATAGGTGAAGCAACTGTAGATATGGTAGAAAACTATGACTTTGGAAAAATTGTAGAAGCATTAGATGATGCTGGATATGATGTTCTAGGGTATGAGGTATTAGACTAATGAAAAAGAGTTATCAACTTGGCGGTGTAAGCTGCCAAGTTTGTGTTAATAAGATTGAAAAAAAATTAAAAAAACTTGAGGGAACAAAAGAAGCAATAGTAAACTTATCTACAGAAAAATTATCAATAGAATATGATGAAAATATTTTAAATGAAAATACAATAAAAGAAACAGTTACAAAATTAGGATATGAAATAGAAGAGATACAAGATTTAAAAGAGGTAGAACTAGACATAGATGGAATAAGTTGCCAGATGTGTGTAAGCAAGATAGAGAGAAAAATCTCTAAACTTGAAGGGGTAAAATCAATAGTTGTAAACTTAGCTAATAGCAGGGGAAAAGTTGTTTATGATTCAGAAAAAATAAAACTTTCAGAGATTCTTCATATAATGGAAAAATTAGGATACAAGGGAACAAAACATAACGATATTACAGAGAGTATCAAGGATAAAGAGAAAGAGGAACAATTAAAAAGAGAGTTTATTGAATTTAAAGTGGCAATATTCTTTTCTGCTATTATTTTTTATATTTCAATGGGATCAATGGTAGGACTTCCAGTTCCTCAAGTAATCTCTCCTGAGATAAACCCATTAAATTTTGCTTTGATTCAATTGATTTTAGCAATTCCAGTAATATATATAGGAAGAAGATTTTATACTGTTGGTATAAAACAACTATTTATGAAGAGTCCAAGTATGGATTCATTGATAGCAACAGGTACAGGATCAGCTTTAATTTATAGTATCTATGGAACATTTAAAATTATGGAAGGGGACTATCACTATGTCCATGCTCTATATTTTGAATCAGCAGTTGTTATTTTAGCCTTGATTCTTTTAGGAAAGCATATGGAGGGAATAAGTAAAGGTAAAACTTCAGAAGCTATTAAAAAATTGATGAGCTTAAAGAGTAAAAAAGCAAATTTAGTGAGAAATGATGAGATAATACAAGTTGATATTGAGGAGGTAGAAAAAGGGGATATTCTTTTAGTTAAACCTGGAGAGAGTATTCCAGTTGATGGAGAGGTAGTAGAGGGAGAAAGCTCTATTGATGAATCTATGCTTACTGGAGAGAGCATACCTGTGGATAAAACTATAGGAGATAAGGTTTTTGGAGCAAGTATTAATAAAAATGGTAGCTTAAAGATAAAAGCAGTGGCAGTTGGAAAAGATACTATGATATCTAAAATTATTAAGTTAGTTGAAAATGCTCAAGGTTCAAAAGCTCCTATTGCTAAGATAGCAGATAGAATATCAGCATATTTTGTACCAATTGTTATGTTGATAGCAATAATAGCAGGAACAACTTGGTATTATTTAGGAAGTAGAGGCATTGTTGAAATAAATGATACACCAGCTATATTTTCTCTTACAATATTTATATCTGTAATGGTAATAGCTTGTCCATGTTCATTGGGGCTTGCAACACCTACAGCAATAATGGTTGGAACAGGAAGAGGAGCTGAACTTGGTATACTTATTAAATCTGGAGAAGCTCTTGAAAAGGCACATAAGGTTGATACTATTGTCTTTGATAAAACAGGAACAATAACTGAAGGGAAACCTAGAGTTACAGATATTATATCTGTAAAAAATTTAAAAGAGGATGATATTTTACAAGTTGCAGCAGCTTTAGAACTACACTCTGAGCATCCTTTAGGAGAGGCTATTGTAGAAGAAGCTAAAGAGAGAGGAATTAAACTTCCACCAGTAAAAGATTTTATATCTATTACAGGACAAGGAGTTTGCGGAAAGATAGAAGAAAGTGAAATTTTCATTGGAAATATAAAACTTATGAAAAATAAGGGAATAGAAGTAACAATGGAAGAGGAACTTAATAGATTGGCATCTCAAGGAAAAACTCCTATGTATATGGCATTAGATGGAGAATTTTTAGGAGTAATAGCAGTTGCTGATACTGTTAAAAAGGAGTCTATTGAGGCAATAAGAGAGTTAAAAGAACGTGGATATAAGATAGGTATGATTACAGGAGACAATAAGGTTACAGCTGAAGCAGTAGGAAAACAAGTTGGTATTGATATTATTTTCTCTGAAGTAACACCAGAAGATAAATATTTAAAAGTAAAAGAACTTCAAGAGCAAGGTAGAAATGTGGCTATGGTTGGAGATGGAATAAATGACTCTCCAGCATTGGTTC containing:
- a CDS encoding MATE family efflux transporter, with the protein product MKNMTEGSPVKILLRFSMPMLFSMMFQQFYNIVDSVVAGKFIGVDALAAIGASYPITVLFIAVANGASVGAAVVVSQTFGANKLVKMKTSVSTSVIAITIVSIALTIFGTLFCSDIMRMINTPENIFADSRLYLKVYIWGLIFLFMYNTATAIFTGLGDSKTPLYFLIFSSLLNVALDICFVTKFQMGVSGIAWATFLAQGLSSILAIVFLFYRLKKIKVDKKVPLFNLQMLKLICKIAVPSIFQQSFVSVGQLCVQSLINSFGSAVVAGYAAAFKIHTFVIMTLATLANASSSFVAQNIGAKKIDRVKEGYKVTVWLTEIISVTALVVVYLFGDKLLGMFIDIEKEVEILNIGIDFVRTTAPFYTVVCIKIAADAVLRGAGDMNEFMATTFADLVLRVAFSYVFAAKIGYIGIYWAFPAGWILGTLLSIYYYIKGKWKTTGLLRRG
- a CDS encoding heavy-metal-associated domain-containing protein — translated: MKHVIKIDGMGCNKCVAHVKEALEGLGDLEVVEVKIGEATVDMVENYDFGKIVEALDDAGYDVLGYEVLD
- a CDS encoding heavy metal translocating P-type ATPase, translated to MKKSYQLGGVSCQVCVNKIEKKLKKLEGTKEAIVNLSTEKLSIEYDENILNENTIKETVTKLGYEIEEIQDLKEVELDIDGISCQMCVSKIERKISKLEGVKSIVVNLANSRGKVVYDSEKIKLSEILHIMEKLGYKGTKHNDITESIKDKEKEEQLKREFIEFKVAIFFSAIIFYISMGSMVGLPVPQVISPEINPLNFALIQLILAIPVIYIGRRFYTVGIKQLFMKSPSMDSLIATGTGSALIYSIYGTFKIMEGDYHYVHALYFESAVVILALILLGKHMEGISKGKTSEAIKKLMSLKSKKANLVRNDEIIQVDIEEVEKGDILLVKPGESIPVDGEVVEGESSIDESMLTGESIPVDKTIGDKVFGASINKNGSLKIKAVAVGKDTMISKIIKLVENAQGSKAPIAKIADRISAYFVPIVMLIAIIAGTTWYYLGSRGIVEINDTPAIFSLTIFISVMVIACPCSLGLATPTAIMVGTGRGAELGILIKSGEALEKAHKVDTIVFDKTGTITEGKPRVTDIISVKNLKEDDILQVAAALELHSEHPLGEAIVEEAKERGIKLPPVKDFISITGQGVCGKIEESEIFIGNIKLMKNKGIEVTMEEELNRLASQGKTPMYMALDGEFLGVIAVADTVKKESIEAIRELKERGYKIGMITGDNKVTAEAVGKQVGIDIIFSEVTPEDKYLKVKELQEQGRNVAMVGDGINDSPALVQANIGIAIGGGTDIAMESADIVLMKKTLKDVIVAMELSNATMRNIKQNLFWAFIYNSLGIPVAAGVLYPFTGHLLNPMIAGGAMAMSSVSVVSNALRLRKFKR